A section of the Verrucomicrobiia bacterium genome encodes:
- a CDS encoding IS1380 family transposase, producing MKCSPEAWEVQGKNGEALTVNFEGGALTSDAGLLLLKEADTRLGLISRLAACFTDHRASGYVDFTVEELLAQRIYGLAAGYEDLNDHDQLRFDPLFLKLLRSDDKPFLAGKSTLQRLENGALEPTRYHRLLHKQERLAEVFLDVFLEHTPRRPDTCILDFDATDTPLHGDQEGRFYHGYYGNYCYLPLYVFCGQELLCATLREANQDGAAGALDELKRLVTRLRQHWPGVSILLRADSGFCREEIMAWCEANQVNYLLGLARNRRLEGLIAPAMEKSRRKFLHTHQAQRRFVSFKYQTRKSWSRARQVIGKAEYLEKGANPRFVVTSLPLKDTTPKDLYEKVYCARGDMENRIKEQKQDLAAGRTSAHLFRANQLRLWFSALAYVLVQAIRRLGLSGTELAQAQAGTIRLKLLKVGARILQVGEHLTCQLTSACPFRRLWGHVLERLRSA from the coding sequence ATGAAGTGTAGCCCTGAGGCCTGGGAAGTTCAAGGGAAAAATGGAGAAGCGCTGACGGTGAATTTTGAAGGCGGCGCCCTGACCTCGGACGCGGGCCTGCTCCTGCTGAAAGAGGCGGACACCCGTCTGGGGCTCATTTCCCGTCTGGCCGCTTGTTTTACGGATCATCGCGCCTCCGGGTACGTCGATTTCACCGTCGAAGAACTCCTGGCTCAGCGCATTTACGGCTTAGCTGCAGGCTACGAGGACCTCAATGACCATGACCAGCTCCGCTTTGACCCGCTCTTTTTGAAGCTTTTGCGTTCCGACGACAAACCCTTCCTGGCAGGCAAAAGCACCCTGCAACGCTTGGAAAATGGGGCGCTTGAACCCACGCGTTACCACCGCCTCCTCCACAAGCAAGAACGCCTGGCGGAAGTGTTTCTCGACGTGTTCCTCGAGCACACACCCCGGAGGCCTGACACCTGCATTCTGGACTTTGACGCCACCGACACTCCCCTGCACGGCGACCAGGAAGGCCGCTTCTATCACGGCTATTACGGCAACTACTGCTATTTGCCCCTCTACGTCTTTTGTGGCCAGGAATTGCTGTGCGCCACCTTGCGTGAAGCCAATCAGGATGGCGCTGCGGGAGCTCTCGACGAGCTCAAACGCCTGGTGACCCGCCTCCGCCAGCACTGGCCGGGCGTCAGCATTCTCCTGCGGGCAGATAGTGGCTTTTGCCGGGAAGAGATCATGGCCTGGTGTGAAGCAAACCAGGTGAACTACCTCCTAGGTTTGGCCCGGAATCGCCGATTGGAGGGGCTGATCGCACCCGCGATGGAAAAGAGCCGCCGGAAATTCTTGCACACGCACCAGGCCCAACGCCGATTTGTGAGTTTCAAGTACCAGACCCGAAAGAGTTGGTCGCGTGCCCGGCAGGTGATTGGTAAAGCAGAGTACCTTGAAAAGGGCGCCAATCCCCGCTTTGTGGTGACGTCCTTGCCTCTGAAGGACACCACGCCCAAAGACCTCTACGAAAAGGTCTACTGTGCTCGCGGAGACATGGAAAACCGGATCAAAGAACAGAAGCAGGATCTGGCTGCCGGGCGGACCTCGGCGCATCTCTTTCGCGCCAACCAGCTCCGGCTCTGGTTTTCCGCCCTGGCCTACGTCTTGGTGCAAGCCATCCGGCGGCTGGGCTTGAGCGGGACAGAGCTCGCTCAAGCCCAAGCCGGAACCATCCGCCTCAAACTGTTGAAAGTCGGCGCACGCATTCTGCAAGTGGGAGAGC